A part of Liolophura sinensis isolate JHLJ2023 chromosome 1, CUHK_Ljap_v2, whole genome shotgun sequence genomic DNA contains:
- the LOC135464719 gene encoding LOW QUALITY PROTEIN: intraflagellar transport protein 140 homolog (The sequence of the model RefSeq protein was modified relative to this genomic sequence to represent the inferred CDS: inserted 2 bases in 1 codon) has protein sequence MAVYFDQRLETDLTAIKTDISWHKIFPLLATAVYLEDQGGTVQIFQEEGERVQGPTIQKSFQVTSLSWHPTKKILAVGWESGELLIWNGQDLELMESAPLHKSALTVLGWSSNGTRLASADKSGNIIVWKADSRGRLQQVPVCQHAVQEPLTKIVFRPPPPSDSATDISNLARAAVSGDENALDMFNWKKGKSGVMIGSSLGSSESLAFFVAGASGGVYYVNEDGKCIQCFSVDYCVKTLLYYREKDILVTITDNLMLTQHNVLPEGDVSEILKVKLSGKSEEANIVWAGKGILATATGEGVLRMWDMNVEENYVLSLDGHSGYDPNEGILCVAYCENKGILAAGTNMGNIAMWKYSSPFAVGMKKIEGESKWKLQAPSTVEGPVRQLQWGSSKNMLCANTFNNIFILSEQVMNSSFHGETSVIQVGPCNLIIDMFDTGNHHELKTDMQVKGVYTTKEALAVWNGKKVNVYEYSEDKSVIRAVGAFATESMRLAIYDQNIYTVEPGKVQVRTFQGTVKQLLSCSEVEGEPIDIDICGNYLVIATSNGVLKTYDLSRREAKPHSNPKVMGELIQGFGSIQSARCNCSGSRVSIQVIKSDGEPDPKLYFWDLEQDTVQFFNFESGRGEQDDYPNTTQNGDDEADDLNDQERGKNQAAKDXAGRFPISHTWDPQEPKLIVCQAALLPNREKEEKEDGKKTPSLTRTVPGVTSKISSLALYSFNRILHCSPKFTQIDLVEVMVVSLFSSPDNGLLIQDSYPLDDIYNSLMAVQVPYHYFLRKPGNIQSEDTSDEPPPVVKTESMYSVIEKTPFFPKMVSRKVMRDFVGLEKSDKNTRDAMMNFSFYLAVGNMDEAFKAIKLIKSESVWENMAKMCVKSRRLDVASVCLGNMGHARGAKALREAQKEPELDARVAMLAIQLGLNEDAERLLKNCKRYDLLNQFYQNMGQWGKAMETAEMYDRIHLRSTYYNYAKHLEAKGDVNQAVPNYEKSDTHRFEVPRMLFDEPDALEAYIMKSRDMSLRKWWAQYLESTGDMDAALQFYEAAQDYLSLVRVYCYCGSMDKASDICNETGDKAACYHLARQFENQDLIKEAIHFFTRAQAYGNAIRLCMEHGFEDQILNLALLGRPDDMMDAARYFEQRPGMQDKAVMLFHKAGNFAKALDLAFTSKQFGALQMISADLDEHADPALLQRCADFFLDNGQYDKAVDLLGLGKKYWDALKICMEQHVIMTEELAERMTPEKGDGENDVLERNKILEGIAEVSMHQGQYHIATKKFTQAGNKLKAMKALLKSGDTEKIVFFAGVSRQKEIYVMAANYLQSLDWRKDSEIMKNIIQFYTKGRALDSLAGFYDACAMVEIDEYQNYEKALGALGEAYKCMSKAKMANESLQEEKLGIIKHKLTLIKKFAMARRSYEEDSEESVRQCQVLLEEPGVESAVRIGDLIGFIVEHFARKEKWKVAYNYIEELRMKMPSANLSYYVDMRTIEAIYRALDLPLGSIMNNNKLNGYRGSPEEDGEEVEEEVVEEQ, from the exons ATGGCAGTTTATTTTGACCAACGCTTGGAAACAGACCTTACTGCCATCAAGACAGATATATCATGGCACAAAATATTTCCACTTCTTGCCACAGCAGTGTATCTAGAAGATCAAGGTGGAACTGTTCAGATCTTTCAAGAAGAG GGTGAGCGTGTTCAAGGGCCAACCATCCAGAAATCGTTTCAAGTGACATCTCTGTCATGGCATCCCACCAAGAAGATCCTAGCTGTAGGCTGGGAGAGTGGAGAACTACTGATATGGAATGGACAGGACTTAGAACTTATGGAGTCTGCACCCCTCCACAAGTCAGCACTCACTGTCCTTGGCTGGAGTTCCAATGGAACAAGATTAGCCTCAGCTGATAAG TCTGGAAATATTATTGTGTGGAAAGCTGACTCAAGAGGAAGGCTTCAGCAAGTTCCTGTCTGTCAGCATGCGGTTCAGGAGCCTCTGACAAAGATTGTCTTCAGACCACCCCCACCTTCAGACTCTGCTAC tgATATAAGCAACTTGGCTAGGGCAGCTGTGAGTGGGGATGAAAATGCCTTGGATATGTTCAACTGGAAGAAAGGAAAGAGTGGTGTGATGATTGGCTCTTCATTGGGATCTTCTGAGTCGTTGGCCTTCTTTGTGGCTGGAGCCAGTG GTGGGGTGTACTATGTAAATGAGGATGGAAAGTGTATACAGTGTTTCTCAGTAGACTACTGTGTGAAGACATTACTGTACTACAGAGAGAAAGATATCCTGGTGACTATAACAGACAATCTCATGCTGACCCAGCATAATGTGTTACCTGAGGGCGATGTCAGTGAGATACTGAAG gtTAAGCTCAGTGGGAAGTCTGAAGAAGCCAACATTGTTTGGGCTGGTAAAGGTATCTTAGCCACAGCCACTGGAGAAGGTGTTCTCAG GATGTGGGACATGAATGTGGAAGAGAACTATGTGCTGTCACTGGACGGTCACAGTGGCTATGATCCCAATGAGGGTATTCTGTGTGTGGCCTACTGTGAAAACAAAG GAATTCTAGCAGCAGGAACGAACATGGGGAACATAGCTATGTGGAAATACTCCTCCCCATTTGCTGTTGGAATGAAGAAGATAGAGGGAGAGAGTAAGTGGAAGCTGCAGGCCCCCTCCACTGTTGAAGGCCCTGTTAGACAACTACAg TGGGGTTCATCTAAGAACATGTTGTGTGCTAACACCTTCAACAACATCTTTATTTTGAGTGAACAGGTGATGAATTCCAGTTTCCATGGAGAG ACCTCTGTGATACAGGTTGGACCATGTAACCTGATCATTGACATGTTTGACACAGGAAATCACCATGAACTGAAAACAGATATGCAAGTAAAAGGCGTCTACACTACAAAA GAAGCCTTGGCAGTGTGGAATGGTAAAAAGGTGAATGTGTATGAGTACTCTGAAGACAAGTCTGTGATCCGGGCTGTAG GTGCCTTCGCAACAGAATCTATGCGGTTAGCTATATATGACCAGAACATTTACACAGTAGAGCCTGGGAAAGTTCAAGTGCGGACATTTCAG GGTACAGTGAAACAACTGCTGTCTTGCAGTGAAGTTGAGGGAGAGCCTATTGATATAGATATCTGTGGAAACTATCTAGTCATAGCGACATCAAATGGAGTGCTCAAGACATATGACCTATCAAGAAG GGAGGCTAAACCTCACAGTAACCCAAAAGTTATGGGAGAGTTAATCCAAGGCTTCGGTAGCATCCAATCAGCCCGCTGTAACTGTAGTGGGAGTCGGGTCAGCATTCAGGTTATTAAG AGTGATGGTGAGCCTGACCCTAAGCTGTACTTCTGGGATCTAGAGCAAGACACTGTACAGTTCTTCAACTTTGAGAGTGGACGTGGGGAACAGGATGACTACCCAAACACAACTCAGAATGGAGACGATGAAGCAGATGATCTGAATGATCAGGAAAG GGGGAAGAACCAAGCTGCCAAGGA AGCCGGACGATTCCCCATCTCACACACTTGGGACCCCCAGGAGCCTAAGCTAATAGTCTGCCAAGCAGCTCTTCTTCCCAACAGGGAAAAGGAGGAAAAAGAGGATGGGAAGAAAACTCCCTCGCTGACCAGAACTGTCCCTGGAGTCACCAGTAAGATTTCATCACTAGCCCTCTATAGCTTTAATAGGATTTTACACTGCTCCCCCAAATTTACCCAGATTGATTTA GTGGAGGTGATGGTTGTCTCACTGTTCAGTTCCCCAGACAATGGCCTGCTCATTCAGGACAGCTACCCTCTGGATGATATTTACAACTCCCTCATGGCTGTCCAAGTCCCCTACCATTATTTCCTCAGAAAG CCTGGAAATATTCAG TCTGAAGACACAAGTGATGAGCCTCCACCTGTAGTTAAAACTGAAAGCATGTACTCTGTGATAGAGAAAACCCCATTCTTCCCCAAAATGGTTTCCCGCAAAGTGATGCGTGACTTTGTGGGTTTGGAAAAAAGTGACAAGAACACTCGTGATGCTATGATGAACTTCAGCTTTTACCTGGCTGTGGGCAACATGGATGAAGCTTTTAAGGCTATCAAACTCATCAAGAG TGAGTCAGTGTGGGAGAATATGGCTAAGATGTGTGTGAAGAGTCGCCGCCTGGACGTGGCTAGCGTGTGTCTGGGAAACATGGGACATGCCCGTGGGGCCAAGGCTCTCAGGGAGGCCCAGAAGGAACCAGAACTGGATGCCCGGGTGGCCATGCTGGCAATACAGCTAGGCCTAAAT GAAGATGCTGAAAGACTTCTGAAAAACTGTAAAAGATACGACTTGCTGAATCAGTTTTATCAGAACATGGGGCAGTGGGGCAAG GCCATGGAGACAGCAGAGATGTATGATCGTATACACCTGAGATCCACCTATTATAATTACGCTAAACACCTGGAGGCTAAAGGGGATGTTAATCAAGCGGTGCCCAA CTACGAGAAATCTGACACCCACCGCTTTGAAGTTCCCCGCATGCTATTTGATGAGCCCGATGCTTTAGAAGCTTACATCATGAAGAGCAGAGACAT GAGTTTACGGAAGTGGTGGGCCCAGTACCTGGAGAGTACAGGGGACATGGATGCTGCTTTGCAGTTCTATGAGGCAGCTCAAGATTACCTATCCCTGGTCCGCGTCTACTGTTACTGTGGCAGTATGGATAAG GCTTCTGACATCTGTAACGAGACTGGAGATAAGGCTGCCTGTTATCATCTGGCTCGGCAGTTTGAGAATCAGGATCTTATCAAAGAGGCCATCCATTTCTTCACTAGGGCTCAGGCCTACGGAAATGCTATACGGCTATGTATG GAACATGGCTTTGAGGATCAGATCCTGAACCTGGCTCTCCTTGGCAGGCCGGACGACATGATGGATGCAGCCAGGTACTTTGAACAGAGGCCTGGCATGCAAGACAAAGCAGTCATGTTATTTCATAAG GCTGGGAACTTTGCTAAGGCTCTTGACCTGGCCTTCACTAGCAAACAGTTTGGGGCTCTGCAGATGATATCTGCTGATCTTGACGAGCACGCTGATCCAGCCTTGTTACAGCGCTGTGCTGATTTCTTCCTGGACAATGGCCAGTATGACAAGGCTGTGGACCTGCTGGGGCTGGGTAAAAAG TACTGGGATGCTCTGAAGATCTGTATGGAGCAGCATGTGATCATGACAGAGGAGTTAGCTGAGCGGATGACCCCAGAAAAGGGAGACGGAGAGAATGATGTGCTGGAGAGGAACAAGATACTGGAGGGGATAGCTGAGGTCAGCATGCACCAGGGACAGTATCACATCGCTACCAAGAAGTTCACTCAGGCAGGAAACAAACTCAAG gCTATGAAGGCATTGTTGAAGTCTGGCGATACAGAGAAGATAGTTTTCTTTGCTGGTGTTTCCAGACAGAAGGAAATCTATGTGATGGCAGCAAATTACCTCCAGTCATTGGACTGGCGAAAAGACTCTGAGATCATGAAAAATATTATTCAGTTCTACACCAAAGGCCGAGCTCTGGACTCTTTAGCTGGATTCTATGATGCCTGTGCAATG GTGGAAATAGATGAATACCAAAACTATGAGAAAGCCCTGGGGGCTTTGGGGGAGGCTTACAAGTGTATGAGTAAAGCCAAGATGGCCAATGAGTCACTCCAGGAGGAAAAATTAGGCATCATTAAACACAAACTGACTCTCATCAAGAAATTTGCTATGGCAAGAAG GTCATATGAGGAGGATTCTGAGGAGTCTGTACGTCAGTGTCAGGTCCTCCTTGAGGAGCCAGGAGTTGAGTCCGCTGTCCGTATTGGAGATCTTATAGGCTTCATTGTTGAACACTTTGCCAGGAAGGAGAAGTGGAAAGTG